One genomic region from Muriicola soli encodes:
- a CDS encoding patatin-like phospholipase family protein: MRALVISGGGSKGAFAGGVAQFLMEKQKHQYDLFLGTSTGSLLISHLALQKIQKIKEIYTSVNQNSIFSNCPFTIQKKHGVSNIGIAHWNVLKNFYNGSKTFGESHNLLKLIKNTITPEEFEILKHGPKDIVVTVSNLSLNQIEYKSINDFEYEDFCEWIWISCNYTPFMSLVRKEGCEYADGGLGSMVPIEEAVKRGAKIVDAIILHTETTHFNRMPSRNAFSLLTNMFAFMLDRIERQNIRIGKFVANNNDAIINFYYTPTVLTTNSLIFDKDKMTAWWESGFQYAEAKSHQQSQLQIELD, translated from the coding sequence ATGAGAGCACTGGTAATTTCAGGGGGTGGAAGTAAAGGTGCATTTGCAGGGGGTGTGGCCCAGTTCCTCATGGAAAAACAAAAGCATCAGTACGATCTTTTCCTGGGTACTTCAACCGGCAGCTTGCTTATTTCGCATCTGGCTCTTCAGAAAATTCAAAAAATCAAAGAAATATACACCTCCGTTAATCAGAATAGTATTTTTAGTAATTGTCCGTTCACCATCCAAAAGAAACACGGTGTATCCAATATCGGGATCGCCCACTGGAACGTTTTGAAAAATTTTTACAACGGCAGCAAGACCTTTGGGGAAAGTCACAACCTGCTGAAACTCATCAAAAATACCATTACTCCTGAAGAGTTTGAAATCCTGAAACACGGCCCTAAGGATATCGTTGTCACGGTTTCTAATCTTTCTCTGAATCAAATCGAATATAAATCGATCAACGATTTCGAATACGAAGATTTTTGTGAATGGATATGGATTTCCTGCAACTACACGCCTTTTATGAGTCTGGTAAGGAAAGAAGGTTGCGAATACGCCGATGGTGGTCTGGGTAGCATGGTGCCGATTGAAGAAGCCGTAAAAAGAGGAGCGAAGATTGTGGACGCCATTATCCTACACACAGAAACTACGCATTTTAACCGGATGCCTTCTAGAAACGCCTTTTCGCTCCTAACTAATATGTTCGCTTTTATGCTGGATCGAATCGAGAGACAAAACATTCGCATTGGAAAGTTTGTTGCAAACAACAATGACGCCATTATTAACTTCTACTACACTCCTACGGTCCTGACTACGAATTCTCTCATTTTTGATAAGGACAAGATGACTGCATGGTGGGAGAGTGGTTTTCAATATGCCGAAGCCAAGAGCCATCAGCAAAGTCAATTACAAATAGAATTGGATTAG
- a CDS encoding OmpA family protein, which yields MKKSGITFLITLLTIATGLSQSKKELQFQLEEKEAEIQQLQSELSSIKQVSATYKAEMEAVNFQMEELRATNASLLQNLTNFTELSSKKTENISKSLETLRSKENQLKKINDALTQTDSVTLAMLTQFKNSLGTEVKTGLSNGAVTLVLDNLFLFKEVDRNYDVVAEALPALEKIAGVLKKYPNLKIMVETNSNALGFEGLKIKDNWDLSSLQAAGVVRVLTETYGLAPSRLQAIGKSEYGFDGIETSTRIRIQPPYDTFYRTVKDMMK from the coding sequence ATGAAAAAAAGCGGAATCACTTTTTTAATAACCCTATTGACCATTGCCACCGGACTCAGCCAGAGCAAAAAAGAGCTGCAATTTCAGCTGGAGGAAAAAGAAGCTGAAATTCAACAATTGCAGTCCGAATTATCTTCGATAAAGCAGGTATCAGCTACATATAAAGCAGAGATGGAGGCTGTCAATTTCCAGATGGAAGAGTTGAGGGCAACCAACGCATCCCTCTTGCAGAACCTTACTAATTTTACTGAACTCTCCAGTAAAAAGACTGAAAATATCAGTAAGTCGCTCGAAACACTTCGGTCTAAAGAAAATCAACTGAAAAAGATCAATGACGCTCTTACCCAGACCGATTCTGTTACCCTTGCCATGCTCACACAGTTTAAGAATTCTTTGGGAACAGAAGTCAAAACGGGCTTAAGCAATGGAGCGGTTACCCTGGTATTGGACAATCTTTTCCTTTTCAAAGAGGTAGACCGAAATTATGATGTTGTAGCTGAAGCCTTGCCGGCATTGGAAAAGATTGCAGGGGTTTTAAAAAAGTACCCCAATCTCAAAATTATGGTAGAAACCAATAGTAATGCACTTGGTTTTGAAGGATTAAAAATTAAAGACAACTGGGATCTATCTTCACTGCAGGCCGCTGGGGTTGTTCGGGTCTTGACAGAAACTTACGGGCTTGCTCCATCACGGCTGCAGGCCATAGGAAAAAGTGAATACGGTTTTGACGGAATTGAAACCAGTACAAGAATCAGGATTCAACCGCCTTACGATACGTTCTACAGGACGGTGAAAGATATGATGAAATAA
- a CDS encoding amidohydrolase, which produces MAINMNAQDHNLDKAYQAVESKVVEWRRDIHQNPELSNREFKTAAKIAAHLTSLGIEVQTGVAHTGVVGILKGSGPGKTVALRADIDALPVYERNDLPFKSTVTSEFLGEKVGVMHACGHDTHTAILMGVAEVMANNKDKINGTIKFIFQPAEEGPPPGEEGGAKLMVKEGVLKNPDVDAIFGLHINSQTPVGMIRYKSGGAMAAAQSFTINVKGKQSHGSQPWAGVDPILISAKIIDGLQTIISRETELTNEAAVITVGKIKSGVRFNIIPESAEMIGTIRTLDYAMKDKLNKRMMEMVPTIAKAYGGDATIEIKDATDITYNDPNLVAAMLPTLKRVAGESNVVEQKAITGAEDFSYFQREVPGFFFFLGGMTPGNTESFPHHTPDFIIDDSGLIVGVKALTELSLDYLNRS; this is translated from the coding sequence ATGGCTATAAACATGAATGCTCAGGACCACAATTTGGATAAGGCTTATCAAGCTGTGGAGTCTAAAGTAGTAGAATGGCGAAGGGATATTCACCAAAATCCCGAGCTCTCTAACCGGGAGTTTAAAACAGCTGCTAAAATTGCCGCTCATTTGACATCGCTCGGAATCGAAGTACAGACCGGAGTGGCCCATACAGGTGTTGTTGGAATTTTAAAAGGGTCCGGTCCCGGAAAAACGGTGGCCTTAAGAGCTGATATTGATGCCCTTCCGGTTTATGAACGAAATGACTTACCCTTTAAATCAACAGTAACTTCAGAATTTCTGGGAGAAAAGGTAGGTGTGATGCACGCCTGCGGCCATGATACACATACCGCCATCCTGATGGGTGTAGCCGAGGTAATGGCCAACAACAAGGATAAGATTAATGGCACTATTAAGTTTATTTTCCAGCCAGCAGAGGAAGGTCCTCCACCCGGAGAAGAGGGTGGTGCCAAACTAATGGTAAAGGAAGGTGTTCTTAAAAACCCCGATGTCGATGCCATCTTTGGTTTACATATCAATTCTCAAACCCCCGTGGGCATGATTAGATATAAGTCGGGTGGCGCCATGGCAGCAGCTCAGAGCTTTACGATTAATGTGAAGGGAAAACAAAGTCACGGTTCACAGCCCTGGGCCGGTGTTGATCCTATTTTAATCAGTGCGAAGATCATAGACGGACTTCAAACGATTATCAGCAGGGAAACGGAATTGACCAACGAGGCAGCCGTCATCACGGTTGGGAAGATCAAAAGTGGGGTAAGATTCAATATCATCCCTGAAAGCGCAGAAATGATTGGTACTATCCGAACGCTGGATTATGCTATGAAAGACAAGCTCAACAAAAGGATGATGGAAATGGTGCCGACCATTGCCAAAGCATATGGAGGAGATGCCACCATTGAAATAAAAGACGCTACAGACATCACCTACAATGATCCCAATCTCGTGGCTGCCATGCTTCCTACCTTAAAACGGGTAGCAGGGGAAAGTAATGTGGTAGAACAAAAAGCGATCACGGGAGCTGAGGACTTTTCTTATTTTCAACGAGAAGTTCCCGGTTTTTTCTTCTTTCTCGGTGGGATGACCCCGGGCAATACAGAATCCTTTCCACACCATACTCCGGATTTTATTATTGACGATAGCGGATTAATTGTTGGGGTTAAGGCCCTTACGGAATTAAGCCTTGACTATTTGAACAGGTCTTAA
- a CDS encoding DsrE family protein has protein sequence MVSRSLFLTLFYLLILPGLLSAQSRQEGPVIQDYGAVWPVDNPDFKTPLDEPLKVVFDIMNSPDSKSSLNASIETAARFLNMHAQAGVPLNNLKVALVVHNKASKDIITSASYQNKYGVGNPNEEMVKALLNAGVQIVFCGQSSFSRDFPREETIEGVQFGLSAMTALIQLQNEGYRLIKF, from the coding sequence ATGGTATCTAGATCCTTATTTCTAACACTTTTTTATCTGTTGATTCTCCCTGGTCTGCTTAGTGCTCAGTCCCGGCAGGAAGGTCCGGTGATTCAGGATTACGGCGCGGTATGGCCCGTTGATAACCCGGATTTCAAAACCCCATTGGATGAACCCTTAAAGGTCGTGTTCGATATCATGAACAGTCCCGATTCCAAAAGTTCCCTCAATGCCAGTATAGAAACGGCCGCAAGATTTCTGAACATGCATGCCCAGGCCGGCGTACCATTAAATAACCTTAAGGTTGCCCTTGTGGTGCACAATAAGGCATCTAAGGATATTATAACTAGTGCATCTTATCAAAATAAATACGGCGTGGGTAATCCCAATGAAGAAATGGTAAAAGCCCTCCTCAATGCCGGTGTACAAATCGTTTTTTGCGGACAGTCTTCTTTTTCCAGAGATTTTCCAAGGGAAGAAACCATAGAAGGGGTGCAGTTTGGATTATCAGCTATGACAGCTTTGATCCAGCTTCAAAATGAGGGATATCGACTAATTAAATTTTAA
- a CDS encoding ATP-dependent helicase — protein sequence MKHFLEDLNEAQKAPVLHKDGPLMVIAGAGSGKTRVLTYRIAHLMEQGVDSFNILALTFTNKAAREMKKRIADLVGSSETKNLWMGTFHSVFARLLRYDGDKLGYPSNFTIYDTQDSQRLIASIIKEMGLDKDIYKYKQIQNRISSYKNSLITVKAYFQNPELLEADAMAKRPRLGDIYQQYVDRCFKAGAMDFDDLLLRTNELLTRFPEVLLKYQDRFRYILVDEYQDTNHSQYLIVKALSDRYQNICVVGDDAQSIYSFRGANITNILNFQRDYDDVAVYRLEQNYRSTKNIVNAANAIIAKNKNQLEKVVWTANDEGSKIKLHRSTTDAEEGRFVASSIFENKMQQQLPNSHFAVLYRTNSQSRAIEDALRKRDIPYRIYGGLSFYQRKEIKDVLSYLRLVINPKDEEALKRVINFPARGIGQTTIDRLTVAANHYNRSIFEIIENLDKLELKINSGTKRKLEDFVNMIKSFQIMNKGADAFTLAEHVAKKSGILLEFKKDGTPEGIARMENIEELLNGIKDFVEGQKELADATGDLTEFLEDVALATDMDKDTTDMDRVVLMTIHSAKGLEFPYVYIVGMEEDLFPSAMSMNTRSELEEERRLFYVALTRAENQAYLTYTQNRYRWGKLIDAEPSRFLEEIDEKYIDNLTPVDNYRFKPLINSDIFGEVDKSRLRQKKPSNGTPPAAGRPTQDQLRKLRKIRPNIGEPTSGGPMEMPDLSVGTQVNHTRFGKGKVIKLEGAGNDKKAEILFEKGDVKKLLLRFAKLEVLS from the coding sequence TTGAAACATTTTTTAGAGGATTTAAATGAGGCCCAAAAAGCGCCTGTTCTGCACAAAGACGGACCACTAATGGTCATTGCCGGTGCAGGATCGGGTAAAACCCGCGTGCTCACATACCGAATAGCTCACCTGATGGAACAGGGTGTAGACTCCTTCAACATCCTTGCTCTCACTTTTACCAACAAGGCCGCCAGGGAGATGAAAAAGAGGATCGCCGATTTAGTGGGCAGCTCTGAAACCAAGAATCTATGGATGGGTACTTTCCATTCTGTTTTTGCAAGGCTGCTTAGGTACGACGGAGATAAACTGGGCTACCCCAGTAATTTTACCATCTATGATACCCAGGATTCACAGCGCTTAATTGCCTCGATCATCAAAGAGATGGGGCTCGATAAGGATATTTATAAATACAAGCAGATCCAGAATCGGATATCGTCATATAAAAACAGTCTGATTACGGTAAAGGCTTATTTTCAAAATCCGGAATTACTCGAAGCCGATGCCATGGCTAAAAGACCCAGGCTGGGAGATATCTATCAGCAATATGTGGACCGGTGCTTTAAGGCAGGGGCAATGGACTTTGACGATTTGCTGTTGAGGACAAACGAATTACTTACCCGTTTTCCCGAAGTACTGCTGAAATACCAGGATAGGTTCCGATACATTCTTGTTGATGAGTACCAGGATACCAATCATTCCCAGTATCTTATCGTTAAAGCACTTTCCGATAGATATCAGAATATCTGCGTGGTGGGAGATGATGCCCAGAGTATATATTCCTTCAGGGGAGCAAATATTACCAATATCCTTAATTTTCAAAGAGACTATGACGATGTTGCCGTGTATCGACTTGAACAAAATTACCGATCAACAAAGAACATTGTCAACGCAGCTAACGCGATCATCGCCAAGAATAAGAATCAGTTAGAAAAAGTGGTTTGGACCGCTAATGATGAGGGGTCAAAAATAAAGTTGCACCGCTCAACGACAGACGCTGAAGAGGGCCGTTTTGTGGCGAGTTCTATTTTTGAAAACAAGATGCAGCAACAGCTGCCCAACAGTCATTTTGCCGTACTGTACAGAACCAATTCACAGTCGAGAGCCATTGAAGATGCCCTGCGCAAAAGAGATATTCCCTATAGGATCTATGGCGGACTATCCTTCTATCAGCGAAAAGAGATCAAGGATGTTCTTTCCTATCTCAGGCTGGTGATCAACCCAAAGGATGAGGAAGCTTTAAAAAGAGTGATCAATTTTCCTGCTCGGGGCATTGGGCAGACCACTATAGACCGACTGACTGTTGCAGCAAATCACTACAACAGGTCGATTTTTGAAATCATTGAGAACCTGGATAAATTAGAGTTAAAGATCAATTCGGGGACTAAGCGAAAATTGGAAGACTTTGTCAATATGATCAAGAGTTTCCAGATCATGAATAAAGGAGCAGACGCCTTTACACTGGCAGAACATGTAGCCAAAAAATCAGGAATATTGCTCGAATTTAAAAAGGACGGAACTCCTGAAGGCATTGCCCGGATGGAAAACATTGAAGAACTACTCAACGGGATCAAGGATTTTGTAGAAGGACAGAAGGAACTAGCCGATGCAACAGGAGATCTGACCGAATTCCTGGAGGATGTGGCCCTGGCCACAGACATGGATAAGGACACCACTGATATGGACAGGGTTGTTCTGATGACCATACACTCGGCCAAAGGACTTGAATTTCCTTATGTTTATATCGTAGGGATGGAAGAAGACTTATTTCCTTCGGCGATGAGCATGAATACCCGAAGCGAGTTAGAGGAAGAACGAAGACTCTTTTACGTGGCCTTAACAAGAGCTGAAAATCAGGCATACCTTACCTATACCCAGAATCGCTATCGCTGGGGAAAGCTCATCGACGCAGAACCAAGTCGATTCCTGGAGGAAATCGATGAAAAGTACATTGACAACCTCACCCCGGTAGATAATTACCGCTTTAAGCCGCTTATCAACAGTGATATTTTTGGAGAAGTAGACAAAAGCAGACTCCGGCAGAAAAAACCATCGAACGGTACACCTCCTGCTGCAGGCAGACCAACTCAGGACCAGCTTCGAAAGTTAAGAAAGATCAGGCCCAATATAGGAGAACCCACAAGCGGAGGACCCATGGAAATGCCCGACCTCTCTGTAGGTACCCAGGTCAATCATACGCGTTTTGGAAAAGGTAAGGTTATAAAACTCGAAGGAGCCGGTAATGATAAAAAGGCAGAAATCCTTTTTGAAAAAGGGGATGTAAAAAAACTATTGCTTCGCTTTGCCAAACTCGAAGTATTATCTTAG
- a CDS encoding L-threonylcarbamoyladenylate synthase yields the protein MQAEFIKLYNDNPNPSEIKRVVQVLQKGGLIIYPTDTVYGLGCDITKTKALERISRIKGIKLSKANWSFVCADLSNLSDYVRQIDTPTFKILKRALPGPYTFILPGNNRLPKAFKNKKTVGIRVPDNNIARAIVDALGNPIVSTSIRDEDDVIEYTTDPELIYEKWQNLVDLVIDGGYGDNVPSTVIDLSEGDPLVIRDGKGSLDILQ from the coding sequence ATGCAGGCCGAGTTTATAAAATTATACAATGATAATCCCAATCCCAGTGAAATAAAAAGGGTAGTGCAGGTATTACAAAAGGGCGGATTGATTATCTATCCCACTGATACGGTATATGGACTAGGATGTGATATCACAAAAACGAAAGCGCTGGAAAGGATTTCACGAATAAAGGGTATTAAGCTGTCAAAGGCTAATTGGTCTTTTGTCTGTGCAGACCTCAGTAATTTATCCGACTATGTAAGGCAGATTGACACCCCAACTTTTAAGATTCTGAAACGAGCTCTTCCGGGCCCTTATACCTTTATTTTACCTGGAAATAATCGTTTGCCCAAAGCCTTTAAAAACAAAAAGACTGTAGGGATCAGAGTTCCTGATAACAACATTGCCAGAGCTATTGTAGATGCTCTTGGCAACCCTATCGTCTCAACTTCGATTCGCGATGAGGACGATGTAATTGAGTATACCACAGATCCCGAATTAATCTATGAAAAATGGCAGAATCTCGTAGATCTGGTAATTGATGGCGGCTATGGAGACAATGTCCCATCTACGGTGATCGACCTTTCTGAAGGAGATCCACTTGTTATTCGGGATGGGAAGGGGAGCCTCGACATTCTTCAATAA
- a CDS encoding OmpA/MotB family protein yields MKKLLLGSLGIMVLLSSCVSQKKYAELEAKQKETQDLLNSATVKLNTCLEEKATATARLNTLEDQNAFLKANNQELINNMGNLTTLTTKGAENLEKSLESLQEKDLTIRKLQDAITRRDSVNLSLVQSLKGVLGNLDDEDIEISVEKGVVFVSISDKLLFSSGSYNVTSAAKEVLGKVAKVVNNKPDFEFMVEGHTDNVPYRSGVLLDNWDLSAKRATSIVRILQNDFSVDPARMTAAARSYYVPLMSNDTAENRAKNRRTRIVVLPKLDQFYSMIEEGMKDPEIN; encoded by the coding sequence ATGAAAAAATTACTTTTAGGTAGCTTGGGAATAATGGTTTTATTATCCTCATGTGTCTCACAAAAAAAATATGCCGAATTAGAGGCAAAACAAAAAGAAACTCAGGACCTGTTAAATTCAGCCACGGTTAAATTAAACACCTGTTTGGAAGAAAAGGCTACGGCAACTGCCCGACTTAACACCTTGGAAGATCAGAATGCTTTCTTAAAGGCGAACAATCAGGAGTTGATAAACAACATGGGGAATTTGACCACCCTTACCACAAAAGGTGCTGAAAACCTCGAAAAGTCATTGGAGAGCCTGCAGGAAAAAGATTTAACGATCCGCAAACTTCAGGATGCAATTACCCGAAGAGATTCTGTTAACCTTTCATTGGTGCAGAGCCTTAAAGGTGTTCTTGGTAACCTCGATGATGAAGACATTGAGATCAGCGTAGAAAAAGGAGTTGTTTTCGTTTCCATCTCGGATAAATTACTCTTTAGCTCAGGAAGCTATAACGTAACTTCAGCAGCTAAGGAAGTTCTTGGTAAGGTTGCCAAAGTGGTAAACAACAAACCCGATTTTGAGTTTATGGTTGAAGGACACACAGACAATGTACCTTATCGCAGTGGAGTATTGCTTGATAACTGGGACCTCAGTGCTAAAAGAGCTACCTCTATCGTAAGGATTCTGCAAAATGACTTTAGTGTTGATCCTGCCCGTATGACTGCAGCAGCCAGAAGCTATTACGTGCCGTTGATGAGCAACGATACTGCTGAAAATCGCGCAAAGAACAGAAGAACCAGAATTGTTGTACTTCCTAAATTGGATCAGTTCTACAGCATGATTGAAGAAGGAATGAAAGATCCTGAAATCAACTAA
- a CDS encoding glycosyltransferase family 2 protein, whose protein sequence is MPDIAVVILNWNGEALLERYLPSVIENSEGARIYVADNASTDGSVNFLKKNYPEVSLIQNSTNCGFAGGYNEALKHIDAEIFCLLNSDVEVTANWLAPIQKVFQNDPEVAIIQPKILDLLRPEYFEYAGAAGGFLDQLGYPFCRGRIFQALEKDQGQYNDTKEIFWATGACMFIRKIVFDSLGGFDEDYFAHQEEVDLCWRAHNKGYKVLYVGASEVLHLGGSTLSNMNPKKTYLNFRNSLFSITKNLPRKKATAIIIARLLLDGIAAIRFVFQGKGKHCFAVLRAHFSYYRQFRKMYKKREKTEFVQKYYRTKSIVWSHYVYKVRSFNNLVKD, encoded by the coding sequence ATGCCCGATATAGCCGTTGTCATACTCAATTGGAATGGTGAAGCGTTGCTCGAACGTTATCTTCCATCGGTTATAGAAAACTCCGAAGGGGCACGGATCTATGTCGCCGATAATGCATCCACAGATGGTTCTGTCAATTTCTTAAAGAAGAATTATCCGGAGGTAAGTCTGATTCAAAACTCGACGAATTGCGGTTTTGCCGGTGGTTACAATGAAGCATTGAAACATATTGATGCCGAAATATTTTGTTTGTTGAATTCCGATGTGGAAGTCACTGCCAATTGGTTAGCTCCAATACAAAAAGTTTTTCAAAATGATCCTGAGGTAGCCATCATTCAGCCTAAGATTCTCGATCTCCTGCGCCCTGAGTATTTTGAATACGCCGGAGCAGCCGGAGGATTTCTTGATCAATTGGGATATCCCTTTTGCAGGGGAAGAATTTTTCAGGCTTTGGAAAAAGATCAGGGCCAATACAACGATACCAAAGAAATTTTTTGGGCCACCGGGGCTTGTATGTTCATCAGAAAAATAGTCTTTGATAGCCTTGGCGGGTTTGATGAGGATTATTTTGCACATCAGGAAGAAGTCGATCTTTGTTGGCGAGCCCATAATAAAGGATACAAGGTGCTTTACGTTGGTGCTTCTGAAGTACTTCATCTGGGAGGGTCAACACTCAGCAATATGAACCCCAAAAAGACTTACCTCAATTTTCGAAATTCCCTCTTTTCAATCACAAAAAACCTCCCACGAAAAAAAGCAACGGCGATTATTATAGCCAGGTTGTTATTAGATGGTATAGCTGCCATTCGTTTCGTGTTTCAGGGAAAAGGGAAACACTGTTTCGCAGTTTTAAGAGCACACTTTAGCTACTACAGACAATTCCGTAAAATGTACAAAAAGAGAGAAAAGACCGAATTTGTACAAAAGTACTACCGAACAAAATCCATTGTATGGTCTCACTACGTATATAAGGTGCGGAGTTTTAACAATTTAGTAAAAGATTAA
- a CDS encoding type I restriction enzyme HsdR N-terminal domain-containing protein, protein MENLNFPGYSFRFKNKENKSLIFDVIRKKFVVFQPEEWVRQHVLHYLMTEKKYPPGLINVEKQIKVNSLPKRVDIVVFTPQGELEILVECKAPEVKITKNTFDQIARYNMDLRARYLMVTNGINHYFCQMDYNRSAYIFLEELPSYSGEGI, encoded by the coding sequence ATGGAAAATCTGAATTTTCCGGGGTACTCGTTCCGTTTCAAAAATAAGGAAAATAAATCCCTGATCTTTGATGTCATTCGCAAAAAATTTGTTGTTTTTCAGCCTGAAGAATGGGTTAGACAACACGTGTTGCACTATCTGATGACAGAGAAAAAATACCCCCCTGGTCTCATCAATGTTGAAAAGCAGATCAAAGTAAATTCTTTGCCTAAAAGAGTTGATATTGTAGTTTTTACGCCCCAGGGGGAATTGGAGATCCTTGTTGAATGCAAGGCACCGGAGGTAAAGATCACTAAAAACACTTTCGATCAGATCGCCCGATACAATATGGATCTCAGGGCTCGCTACCTGATGGTCACTAACGGGATCAACCATTATTTTTGCCAAATGGACTACAATCGATCGGCCTATATATTTTTAGAGGAATTACCTTCCTATTCAGGAGAAGGGATCTAG